A portion of the Candidatus Schekmanbacteria bacterium genome contains these proteins:
- a CDS encoding restriction endonuclease subunit S, whose amino-acid sequence YTLNAHLTYIPKSKRNKLCDEYDIMMDKYGEAGKVRFGLKGAYNVALAKITPIPPLTKEHLRWFLKQSEIQQLIEASAVASTRASVNKVVFRNLKILLPPKGLLEKFENIGKLYIDNYLKLQKENQKLATIRDLLLPKLVGGEIRV is encoded by the coding sequence ATTATACATTAAATGCTCATTTAACATATATTCCCAAAAGTAAACGAAATAAATTGTGTGATGAGTACGACATAATGATGGATAAATATGGCGAAGCAGGAAAAGTTAGATTTGGTTTAAAGGGCGCATATAATGTAGCGTTAGCAAAGATTACACCAATTCCTCCTTTAACAAAGGAACACTTGAGGTGGTTTTTAAAACAATCAGAAATTCAGCAATTGATAGAAGCTTCAGCAGTAGCGTCTACTCGAGCTTCTGTTAATAAAGTGGTTTTTAGAAATTTAAAAATTTTACTGCCTCCAAAAGGATTATTAGAAAAATTTGAAAATATTGGCAAATTATACATTGATAATTATTTAAAACTTCAAAAAGAAAACCAAAAACTAGCCACTATTCGTGATTTGCTTTTGCCGAAGTTGGTAGGTGGGGAGATAAGGGTATGA